Proteins from a genomic interval of Fusarium oxysporum Fo47 chromosome I, complete sequence:
- a CDS encoding uncharacterized protein (expressed protein): MAYQPDYFYRAKPITKLLIDVYFNHLANNRKHVPMNNEDPPKAQGPQYPGVTDVPARSRIAPVIGVPVRPAKLIQNNTMPNQVPATPRLGTNEATVAGKMDT, translated from the exons ATGGCTTACCAGCCCGATTATTTCTATCGAG CTAAGCCTATA ACTAAGCTCTTAATAGATGTCTATTTTAACCACCTTGCTAATAATAGGAAACATGTACCAATGAACAATGAGGATCCTCCAAAAGCACAAGGGCCCCAATATCCTGGCGTAACCGATGTCCCCGCACGATCAAGGATTGCACCAGTGATTGGAGTTCCGGTAAGGCCTGCAAAGCTAATACAGAACAACACCATGCCTAACCAGGTACCTGCAACACCTAGGCTGGGCACAAATGAGGCGACTGTCGCAGGCAAGATGGACACGTAG
- a CDS encoding major facilitator superfamily domain-containing protein — MYKQRENKTLWAGAFFPDRDPKQTLYPKDQGVRPWLVVLGSFCVMGATFGYVNTFGVFLAYYKTHQLASSSISAINWIGSIQLFCMYFFAPLVGKLFDAGWFRLVFLIGSILHTVGMFALSISTSYVAIFFTQGICQGIGLGLIFLPSQAIISHWFQKRRSLALGLSALGSSVGGVIFPVIMRRLLTSSTFETTVQVIGACTTVCLVVANITLATNQPPAEWNQVHMMDHEALKLRPFVFFTIGSTLVMWGVRLYVPIFYLEAFAQSYHFSPDISYYSLSILNGASLFGRLIPNLLGD, encoded by the exons ATGTATAAGCAACGTGAAAACAAGACCCTCTGGGCAGGAGCTTTCTTCCCAGACCGAGATCCCAAGCAAACCCTGTACCCTAAAGACCAAGGAGTGAGACCATGGCTCGTGGTTCTGGGGTCGTTTTGCGTCATGGGAGCGACATTTGGCTAC GTAAACACATTTGGAGTATTTCTGGCCTACTACAAGACTCACCAACTCGCATCGAGTAGCATTTCGGCTATAAATTGGATTGGCTCCATACAGTTGTTCTGCATGTATTTCTTCGCACCGTTGGTAGGTAAGCTCTTTGACGCTGGGTGGTTCCGGCTGGTATTCCTGATCGGCTCTATCCTCCATACGGTGGGCATGTTTGCCTTGAGCATATCTACATCCTACGTAGCTATTTTTTTTACACAGGGCATCTGCCAAGGG ATCGGCCTGGGGTTGATATTCCTTCCCAGTCAAGCAATCATCAGCCATTGGTTCCAAAAACGGAGATCTCTTGCACTAGGACTGTCTGCATTAGGGTCTTCCGTTGGCGGGGTCATATTTCCCGTCATAATGCGTCG GCTTCTGACATCGTCAACGTTCGAAACGACTGTACAAGTGATCGGTGCGTGCACTACGGTTTGCTTGGTCGTCGCAAACATCACTCTTGCCACCAACCAGCCGCCCGCAGAGTGGAATCAAGTGCATATGATGGATCATGAGGCTCTGAAGCTGCGCCCTttcgtcttcttcaccaTAGGATCCACGTTGGTTATGTGGGG TGTTAGACTTTATGTGCCCATCTTCTACTTGGAGGCGTTCGCTCAGTCGTACCATTTCTCGCCAGACATCTCTTACTATAGTCTGTCAATACTCAATGGCGCCAGTCTGTTTGGACGGCTTATTCCCAACCTCTTGGGCGATTAG
- a CDS encoding glycosyl hydrolases family 2, TIM barrel domain-containing protein: protein MTALNVTNMVDLDIELDIIGQQPFMVKIYTQVSFCFPITDPSTHPAITATIKNGLQRLSQSFPWVAGQVKDDGTGVFKIKPFEATPRLVVKDLRDDPSAPTMEGLRKAEFPMSMFDENKIAPKKTLPIGPDYSPDDPIPVLIFQLNFIEGGLILTVNGQHGCMDMTGQDELIRLLSKACRDEAFTQEEISTMNLERKTIVPPLKNYELGPELDHQIIKPPPTTETPPAPPKASWAFFSFSPQALSDLKDKATQTLDAGTKFVSTDDALSAFIWQSVSRARRARLDDSTSTQFCRAVDVRTQLDVPKNYPGILQNMTYSVSKLSQIANEPLGIVASRLRSELGRDDLRRRTQALVTYLHDQTNRASVSVTADANPSTDIMLSSWAKLKCWDYDFGLGLGKPESVRRPLFEPFESLMYLMPKRPDGEITAALSLRDEDMEILKQDEKWKKYGQFIGYCIMDLSALGFPGALPDWSNLNVLHRNTLPARAHFYSFPDQESALSFNRDQSYFHSLNGTWKFHYDVSPFDAPIWETANTSSWDDIEVPGMWQLQGYGHPHYTNIDYPFSVTPPNVSYVNPTGSYWRQFEVPEEWDSDQIRLRFEGVDSAFHVWVNGEEVGYGQGSRNPSEFDITNYLSPGQANDLAVRVYQWSDGSYIEDQDQWWLSGIFRDVYLIPFSESSIIDFQVDSELSDSFDEGSFKVNVTIQGKEDDLAINLLSPNGSALHEWKGSSSDIYEKSLSGDDFHIWSAETPNLYTLLITFNGRTISQKVGLRRVEIQGSNFYVNGKPIILYGVNRHEHHHLTGRTVSYENMRKDLLLMKRSNINAIRTAHQPPHPDFFDVADEIGFYVIAESDLECHGFGSLEETEEEAAEWLSNNPDWEEAYVDRARQLVERFKNHASVIIWSLGNECFYGRNHAAMSKWIKERDPSRIIHYEQDRNATSTDMYSQMYSTPDDVREFIKTHTDKPIVLCEYAHAMGNGPGGLVEYIDLFRNEPLSQGGLVWEWSNHGLLKKEENITYYAYGGDFGDEPNDGDFIMDGLVLSDHSPMPSLKEYAKIIQPVSVNLAKNGSAMTVVNHYDFSDLSHLDVSWHVVADGLKTEARPLGLPRVPAGENRTVALPSGLNITQNEAWVTVEFKLKEATLWAPKGHVIAWDQLHIQRSGIKTQGLSFVRRQESGEFQKNGTKLLYQSGDASFGFDLLQGNVTWNINGVDIFQRGPELSFYRALTQNDAASSGDGPIWEQEKIPMIYPQVRDVTWRIDDDGAVVHYKVWVGVKTRAWGVEADMIYKIPTQGAQLQLEARGEFVGKNESHVIPRIGLMAVLPESFDDVSWFGRGPGESYKDSKQGSRIGQYSSTVPDLFTYYDYPQENGNREDLRWLKIGNKDVTLDARRTKSEPFSFTARRYMPFDLDDAQHPHDLKSLNMTVLHLDYDNNGLGSATVRVRPFEKYRCYTKPFNFTFSFNIV from the exons ATGACTGCACTAAACGTTACAAACATGGTCGACCTAGACATAGAGCTGGACATCATCGGCCAACAACCTTTCATGGTCAAGATCTACACCCAAGTCAGCTTCTGCTTCCCAATCACCGACCCCTCCACACATCCTGCCATCACCGCCACCATCAAAAATGGCCTgcagcgtctctcgcagAGTTTCCCCTGGGTAGCAGGCCAGGTGAAGGACGATGGTACGGGCGTATTCAAGATAAAACCATTCGAGGCGACACCGAGACTGGTAGTCAAGGATCTCCGAGATGACCCCTCAGCACCGACAATGGAGGGCTTGAGAAAGGCAGAGTTCCCCATGAGCATGTTTGACGAGAACAAAATCGCGCCAAAGAAGACTCTTCCTATTGGCCCCGATTACTCGCCTGATGATCCTATTCCTGTGCTGATCTTTCAGCTCAATTTTATTGAGGGCGGGCTTATACTCACTGTCAATGGACAGCATGGCTGCATGGACATGACGGGCCAGGATGAGCTCATTCGGCTACTGTCGAAGGCCTGTCGCGACGAGGCTTTCACgcaagaagagatatcaACAATGAACCTTGAGCGCAAGACCATTGTTCCTCCTCTCAAAAATTACGAACTCGGCCCGGAGCTGGATCATCAAATCATAAAACCCCCTCCAACCACTGAGACCCCACCAGCACCGCCAAAAGCAAGCTGGGCATTTTTCTCATTCAGTCCACAAGCCCTCTCTGATCTCAAAGACAAGGCAACACAGACTCTTGACGCAGGCACGAAATTCGTTTCAACAGATGATGCTCTCTCGGCGTTCATCTGGCAATCCGTCAGCCGCGCCCGCCGTGCTCGTCTAGATGATTCCACCTCGACTCAATTCTGTCGCGCCGTTGATGTGCGCACTCAACTGGATGTACCCAAGAACTACCCAGGAATCCTCCAAAACATGACCTACAGCGTCTCGAAACTCTCTCAGATCGCCAATGAGCCACTCGGCATCGTAGCATCTCGCTTGCGGTCTGAACTCGGCCGTGATGATCTTCGCCGGCGAACACAAGCCCTGGTAACATATCTGCACGACCAGACGAACAGGGCAAGCGTATCTGTCACAGCGGACGCGAATCCATCGACGGATATTATGTTGAGTTCATGGGCGAAGCTGAAATGCTGGGACTATGACTTTGGTCTTGGACTAGGAAAGCCAGAGAGTGTGAGGAGGCCGTTGTTCGAGCCGTTTGAGAGTTTGATGTATCTTATGCCCAAGAGACCCGATGGAGAAATTACTGCAGCGTTATCGCTGAGGGATGAGGATATGGAGATATTGAAACAAGACGAGAAGTGGAAAAAATATGGGCAATTCATTGGCTA TTGCATCATGGATCTGTCGGCGCTAGGTTTCCCTGGGGCGTTGCCCGACTGGAGTAACTTGAACGTCCTTCATCGCAACACCCTCCCAGCTCGAGCGCACTTCTACTCCTTCCCTGATCAAGAATCCGCTCTCTCTTTCAATCGGGATCAGAGTTATTTCCACAGTCTCAACGGAACATGGAAATTCCACTACGACGTCAGTCCCTTCGATGCTCCCATCTGGGAAACTGCCAACACAAGCTCATGGGACGACATCGAAGTCCCAGGCATGTGGCAGCTGCAAGGCTACGGCCATCCTCACTACACCAACATTGACTACCCCTTCTCTGTCACTCCTCCCAACGTCTCATACGTCAATCCCACTGGTTCTTACTGGCGACAGTTTGAAGTACCTGAGGAGTGGGACAGTGATCAGATCAGACTGCGCTTCGAGGGCGTTGATAGTGCATTTCACGTCTGGGTCAACGGCGAAGAGGTTGGATACGGTCAAGGGAGTCGTAATCCAAGCGAGTTTGACATTACGAACTACCTCTCCCCGGGTCAAGCGAATGATCTTGCTGTAAGGGTTTATCAGTGGTCGGATGGTTCTTATATCGAGGATCAGGATCAGTGGTGGCTCTCTGGTATCTTTCGCGACGTTTACCTCATTCCCTTTTCCGAATCATCCATCATAGACTTTCAGGTTGACTCTGAACTCAGTGACTCTTTTGATGAAGGGTCGTTTAAAGTCAATGTGACAATTCAAGGGAAAGAGGATGACCTTGCTATCAACTTACTGTCGCCTAACGGTTCGGCTCTTCATGAATGGAAAGGATCATCTTCAGATATCTATGAGAAAAGCCTTTCTGGGGATGATTTCCATATCTGGTCCGCTGAAACGCCAAACCTGTACACCTTGCTCATCACCTTCAACGGACGGACTATCAGTCAAAAAGTTGGTCTGCGTCGCGTTGAGATTCAAGGGTCCAACTTTTACGTCAACGGAAAACCTATCATTTTATACGGAGTCAACAGACATGAGCACCACCATCTCACTGGACGTACAGTCAGTTACGAAAACATGCGAAAGGACCTTCTACTCATGAAGCGTTCCAACATTAACGCAATTCGCACTGCCCATCAGCCTCCCCATCCTGACTTCTTCGACGTGGCTGACGAGATCGGTTTCTACGTTATCGCGGAATCTGACCTCGAATGCCATGGTTTCGGTAGTCTTGAGGAaaccgaagaagaagctgctgaGTGGCTCTCTAATAATCCCGATTGGGAAGAGGCTTATGTCGATCGGGCTCGTCAGCTAGTCGAGCGATTCAAGAACCATGCCTCTGTCATTATCTGGTCTCTCGGCAATGAGTGTTTTTATGGTCGTAACCACGCTGCCATGAGCAAGTGGATCAAAGAGAGGGACCCAAGTCGGATTATTCACTACGAGCAAGACCGCAATGCTACGTCGACGGATATGTACAGTCAGATGTATAGCACGCCTGACGATGTAAGGGAGTTCATCAAGACTCATACTGATAAGCCAATTGTGTTGTGTGAATATGCCCA TGCTATGGGCAACGGACCAGGTGGTCTCGTAGAGTACATCGACCTCTTCAGAAACGAGCCTTTATCTCAAGGTGGCCTTGTCTGGGAGTGGAGCAATCACGGTCtcctcaagaaggaagagaacaTTACGTACTACGCTTACGGAGGTGACTTTGGCGACGAGCCCAATGATGGTGACTTTATCATGGACGGTCTTGTCTTATCTGACCATTCGCCAATGCCTTCATTGAAGGAGTACGCCAAGATCATCCAGCCTGTCTCGGTGAATTTGGCGAAGAATGGAAGTGCAATGACTGTTGTCAACCACTATGACTTTTCTGACTTGAGTCATCTCGATGTTTCGTGGCATGTTGTCGCAGACGGTCTCAAGACTGAAGCTCGTCCACTCGGCCTTCCAAGAGTACCCGCTGGAGAGAATAGGACCGTGGCACTTCCATCGGGGCTGAATATTACACAGAATGAGGCATGGGTCACGGTCGAGTTCAAGCTGAAGGAAGCTACTCTCTGGGCTCCGAAGGGCCATGTCATCGCTTGGGACCAACTTCACATCCAACGATCCGGCATCAAAACGCAGGGCCTATCGTTTGTCCGTCGTCAAGAGAGCGGAGAGTTCCAGAAGAATGGAACCAAGCTCCTCTATCAGAGTGGAGATGCTTCCTTTGGATTTGACTTGCTTCAGGGAAATGTAACTTGGAACATCAACGGCGTGGATATCTTCCAACGTGGCCCTGAACTCTCATTCTATCGCGCTCTCACACAGAACGATGCGGCATCTTCTGGCGATGGACCGATCTGGGAACAAGAAAAGATTCCAATGATCTACCCCCAAGTCAGAGACGTGACCTGGCGCatagatgatgatggcgcaGTGGTGCATTATAAAGTCTGGGTTGGAGTCAAGACACGTGCTTGGGGCGTTGAAGCAGACATGATCTACAAGATCCCCACTCAAGGTGCTCAGCTTCAACTCGAAGCTCGGGGCGAATTTGTCGGCAAGAATGAGTCTCATGTCATTCCCCGCATCGGCCTCATGGCTGTTTTGCCCGAATCTTTCGACGACGTCTCATGGTTCGGCCGAGGACCCGGAGAAAGCTACAAAGACTCCAAGCAAGGGTCCCGCATCGGGCAGTACAGTTCCACCGTCCCGGATCTGTTCACCTACTATGACTACCCTCAAGAGAATGGTAATCGCGAGGATTTGCGATGGTTGAAGATCGGAAATAAGGATGTAACGCTTGATGCGCGACGAACAAAGAGTGAACCATTTAGCTTCACGGCTCGGAGGTACATGCCCTTTGACTTGGATGATGCTCAGCACCCGCACGATCTGAAGTCATTGAACATGACGGTGCTGCATCTCGATTACGATAACAATGGGCTGGGATCGGCTACGGTTAGGGTGAGACCGTTCGAGAAGTACAGGTGCTACACCAAGCCATTCAACTTTACGTTCAGCTTCAACATAGTCTAG
- a CDS encoding acyl transferase/acyl hydrolase/lysophospholipase — MEPGEGSFLRFCCFVRSFQCERVPCDLLVRACEAKPTWSSSGEVVEKLPLEAGVPEWLVDFYDTNKSLFHNPDIGARIGCMELIVENGVPYFEVAKARQPELELYQLLSIADERSMAQERITVVLQAFPSINIEIIGEEIVDRLMDIATRSVLPLLSCVTDADIKDWLLPNNHRELESHVFSLLEFLYQVIAILGIEHPLLPLSLPERILSIVPHGTGNDCIAYLQKMADIWNRSPYNGQNALQCNFLSSEARADERSHAMLGYLLSLQDGHFAEALSTWQPLLSNRPSKMEYLAAISFCDQSRLSLIGKPAFLTFDTWVLEGLLRSRRKQHDQAAKVLEATRVELMSRYRPCSMQVGIVIAELANCYNILRREALAEITLTPTLEVRLASNLSNRRDGIYLRLALADSFIGQARYQDAVPVLESVIDKPNISATFRMMSALRLARSRRRMHDNAQKAFEPNSPLWTGLSLLGSVPEVLVMEYFEELGCSISEIPNRQMDSSRNTQELIEAVNSVLCTSSSLSDKPCWEWYAKCQQEFLGQITKATKTNKGKEREEVLQNEDLHRMGTPISPQTSPCLPPRVDDHKSDDEGPWSERLVLSFDGGGVRAISSLLILKRIMHQIMVLELTHPDGPSYSCGSVPWTEDESGVPELPKESDRVDGFLPCHYFDYMAGTSTGGLNSIMLGRVRMTVDRAIDNFIDFGNSVFGHLQLFHVTSAYFRPRAKYSAVKACEAFKKIVTSRFPSTLSEALSLVSLCPWATFVMDGGCTKTMAISYRVDDNVEKAHIWRSYDYPDSNTCLDRSAEIWEVAMATSATPGYFSPIKINGATYIDGSLVANNPSYRALREVSSIHSKAPVVFVNIGTGRQVGTNVIFRSDAKWRDRPWSERLQHPNRLFQYTTTEFYAETETKEWLELAERMGLEKAYRLSVEGDLQTIPYDDWRPAGTGKKTLQKITDFTEEYLRKDEVRDIINSIAHEAVRIRRARAITGRWEAFAKGYASDSEWINADR, encoded by the exons ATGGAGCCCGGCGAAGGCAGTTTTCTCAGAttttgttgttttgttcGATCTTTTCAATGCGAAAGGGTTCCTTGTGACCTTTTGGTTCGCGCATGCGAGGCAAAGCCAACTTGGTCATCAAGTGGAGAGGTAGTTGAGAAGCTACCGCTGGAGGCCGGGGTTCCAGAATGGCTTGTCGATTTCTACGATACCAACAAATCTTTGTTCCATAATCCGGACATTGGAGCACGTATTGGATGCATGGAACTCATAGTCGAGAATGGTGTTCCATACTTTGAGGTAGCAAAAGCAAGGCAGCCCGAACTTGAGCTCTATCAGCTTTTATCAATCGCCGATGAACGCTCCATGGCCCAAGAGCGTATTACTGTTGTCCTACAAGCATTTCCTTCCATCAACATCGAGATAATTGGAGAAGAAATTGTTGACAGGTTGATGGATATCGCCACGAGATCTGTCCTGCCATTGCTCTCATGTGTCACGGACGCAGATATCAAAGACTGGCTGCTGCCGAATAACCACAGGGA GTTGGAGTCACACGTGTTCTCTCTCTTAGAGTTCCTGTATCAGGTTATTGCTATCTTGGGCATTGAACACCCCTTACTTCCGTTATCATTACCAGAGCGAATATTGAGTATTGTTCCTCACGGTACGGGAAATGACTGTATCGCGTACCTTCAGAAGATGGCAGACATCTGGAATCGATCCCCATACAATGGTCAAAATGCACTACAGTGCAACTTTTTATCCTCTGAAGCCAGGGCTGACGAAAGAAGTCACGCCATGCTTGGGTATCTTTTATCACTGCAAGATGGGCATTTTGCTGAAGCTCTATCCACTTGGCAGCCTCTGCTATCTAATAGACCATCCAAGATGGAGTACTTGGCAGCGATCAGCTTCTGCGACCAGTCGCGCCTATCTTTGATTGGGAAACCAGCCTTTCTCACATTTGATACCTGGGTATTGGAAGGTCTCCTGCGTTCGCGACGGAAGCAACACGACCAAGCTGCGAAAGTCCTGGAGGCGACAAGGGTGGAACTCATGTCCCGGTACAGACCATGTTCCATGCAGGTCGGAATAGTCATAGCCGAGCTCGCTAATTGCTACAATATCCTCCGTCGAGAGGCACTGGCCGAGATTACTTTGACGCCAACTCTCGAAGTACGACTAGCTTCAAATCTCTCCAATCGACGGGATGGGATCTATCTCAGGTTGGCACTGGCCGATTCCTTTATAGGTCAGGCTAGATACCAGGATGCGGTGCCAGTACTCGAGAGCGTCATTGATAAGCCCAATATTTCAGCAACATTTCGTATGATGAGCGCACTTCGTCTGGCAAGGTCACGGCGCAGGATGCATGACAACGCACAGAAGGCATTTGAACCAAACAGCCCACTGTGGACAGGACTTTCACTCCTTGGCAGTGTGCCTGAAGTTCTTGTGATGGAATATTTCGAAGAACTAGGTTGCAGCATTTCAGAGATACCGAACAGGCAGATGGATAGCTCAAGGAATACGCAGGAGCTGATAGAAGCAGTCAACTCCGTACTGTGTACATCAAGCTCTCTATCAGACAAACCATGCTGGGAGTGGTATGCAAAATGTCAACAAGAATTTTTGGGGCAAATCACAAAAGCCACAAAGACAAACAaagggaaagaaagagaagaggttCTACAAAACGAAGATCTGCATAGAATGGGGACTCCAATTTCCCCCCAGACTTCTccttgtcttcctcctcgagTAGACGATCACAAGTCCGATGATGAGGGACCTTGGTCAGAGAGATTAGTCTTGTCATTTG ATGGTGGAGGAGTTCGTGCTATATCCAGTCTATTAATTTTGAAGCGCATCATGCACCAAATTATGGTACTTGAATTAACTCACCCCGACGGCCCATCCTACTCATGTGGCTCAGTCCCGTGGACAGAAGATGAAAGTGGTGTACCGGAGTTACCAAAAGAGTCCGACAGGGTTGATGGATTTCTTCCCTGTCACTACTTTGACTACATGGCTGGGACATCAACTGGAGG TCTGAACAGCATCATGTTAGGCAGGGTACGTATGACCGTCGACCGGGCTATCGATAATTTTATCGACTTCGGCAATAGCGTTTTTGGTCATCTTCAATTGTTCCACGTCACATCAGCATACTTCCGCCCGCGAGCCAAATATTCAGCTGTTAAAGCTTGCGAAGCTTTCAAAAAGATCGTTACGAGCAGGTTTCCCAGTACATTAAGTGAAGCTCTATCACTTGTATCTTTGTGCCCATGGGCAACCTTTGTGATGGACGGAGGTTGCACTAAAAC GATGGCCATTTCTTATCGTGTTGATGATAATGTTGAAAAAGCGCACATCTGGAGAAGTTACGATTATCCTGATAGCAACACATGTTTGGACCGCTCAGCCGAGATTTGGGAGGTTGCGATGGCCACTTCCGCCACTCCAGGCTACTTTAGCCCGATAAAGATCAACGGAGCTACATACATAGATGGAAGTTTGGTGGCGAATAACCCTTCATACAGGGCCCTTCGAGAAGTTTCATCAATTCACAGCAAGGCTCCAGTCGTTTTTGTCAACATCGGGACAGGTAGACAGGTCGGGACCAATGTCATTTTTAGAAGTGACGCAAAATGGCGAGACCGTCCCTGGAGCGAAAGACTTCAGCACCCGAACAGACTTTTTCAATATACCACCACAGAGTTTTACGCTGAAACTGAAACCAAGGAATGGCTAGAGCTTGCTGAGCGTATGGGACTAGAAAAGGCATATAGGCTCAGTGTCGAAGGAGATCTGCAAACGATTCCCTACGACGACTGGCGTCCGGCTGGTACAGGAAAGAAAACACTCCAAAAGATCACAGATTTCACAGAAGAGTATCTCCGCAAAGACGAAGTcagagatattattaatagtattgCCCATGAGGCTGTTAGGATTCGACGTGCACGAGCAATAACAGGGCGATGGGAGGCCTTTGCAAAGGGGTATGCATCTGATTCCGAATGGATTAATGCAGATCGGTAG
- a CDS encoding G-protein alpha subunit-domain-containing protein yields MADPLSIIGTAGAVANIIDVLTKTITTVCDMRQAWKTADLTILAFENQLNLLKFSLCEIQKWAESKVDDQSHQLVMQVDSCVTCCRLLISKIDGEVSQLEKTEAGDLMMGSKISLLFKTKDMEQIQRMVDQQTHTLTLLLSACNANALEEQRKILQQPKIIRALEEMGRDTASLIVHRDSDSIVTATSVSSSRWSVQFAFDRELFITKVYEKWIRKLATTRRTHSATIQGEQQRPSDPQAPPPGPPTEQATLTRTQSVASRDSSRSSQSIGERITSLGRTAMSIELKPLNLTRTRSDSKLQAKESRRIDQKLKDDSESANRQIKAVIMGSDTRKQVFEGIRRSRYQPEYYDKTYSRLIVFENVMKSLKSLIASLRYGHALKEADPLWQHFETILSCEKDLNPETGPDPEFAKTVGLVLEHPATKTLMKRSGFVLPNNGKYLAGNEKALFPQLEGKIIIFVLDLGSYCRTLPSDEDELFGDTELSEMMLRFEKAINSPFLRNSGIIVVLNNANALKRKLLTEPLGRYFPEYTGGNDYHRVYDYIVSRLNQVNRAYLPMLFHLTTAVYDESCHRFLQAAIREMDLSATLKALNLT; encoded by the exons ATGGCCGATCCTCTGTCTATCATTGGAACGGCCGGCGCGGTTGCAAACATCATCGATGTATTGACCAAAACGATAACCACTGTCTGTGACATGCGACAAGCATGGAAAACCGCAGACCTAACGATTTTGGCATTCGAGAATCagctcaacctcctcaagTTCTCATTATGCGAAATCCAGAAATGGGCTGAATCTAAGGTCGATGATCAATCGCATCAATTGGTCATGCAGGTGGATAGCTGTGTCACATGCTGTCGCCTGCTCATCAGCAAGATCGATGGTGAGGTCTCACAACTTGAGAAGACAGAAGCCGGGGATCTGATGATGGGATCCAAaatatctcttctcttcaaaACCAAAGATATGGAGCAGATTCAACGAATGGTTGACCAGCAAACACATACGCTGACGCTCCTCCTGAGCGCTTGCAACGC AAATGCTTtagaagaacaaagaaagattcttcaacaacccAAAATCATTAGGgcgttggaggagatggGCCGAGATACTGCATCACTGATTGTTCATCGAGACTCCGACTCGATAGTGACAGCTACATCAGTaagctcttcaagatggtCGGTGCAGTTTGCATTTGATAGGGAGCTGTTCATCACCAAAGTCTATGAGAAGTGGATTCGAAAACTCGCAACGACACGGAGGACACATAGTGCTACTATCCAAGGCGAACAGCAACGACCCTCAGACCCCCAAGCCCCTCCACCCGGCCCACCAACAGAACAAGCTACGCTCACTCGCACACAGAGTGTCGCATCCAGAGACTCATCTAGGTCATCTCAAAGCATAGGCGAACGAATTACTTCTTTGGGACGCACTGCTATGAGCATTGAGTTGAAACCTCTAAACCTCACCCGGACCAGGAGTGATTCAAAACTTCAGGCTAAGGAATCTCGGAGAATCGATCAGAAGTTGAAAGATGACTCAGAGAGTGCCAACAGGCAGATCAAGGCAGTAATTATGGGCTCAGACACGAGAAAACAAGTGTTTGAAGGGATAAGACGATCCCGTTATCAACCAGAATACTATGATAAGACCTATTCTCGTCTAATAGTCTTCGAAAACGTTatgaagagcttgaagtcCTTGATTGCTTCACTGCGGTATGGCCATGCCCTCAAAGAAGCAGACCCCTTATGGCAACACTTCGAGACTATTTTGTCCTGCGAGAAAGACTTGAACCCGGAAACCGGTCCTGACCCTGAATTCGCAAAAACGGTGGGCTTAGTCCTTGAACACCCAGCAACAAAgaccttgatgaagaggagtgGTTTCGTTCTCCCTAACAATGGCAAATA CCTAGCGGGTAATGAAAAGGCGTTGTTCCCGCAACTTGAGGGCAAAATTATAATCTTTGTTCTCGATTTAGGATCCTACTGTCGCACCCTGCCCAGTGACGAAGACGAACTTTTTGGCGATACTGAACTTTCCGAGATGATGCTTCGATTCGAAAAGGCCATCAATTCGCCATTTTTAAGGAACTCGGGGATTATTGTTGTTCTTAACAACGCCAATGCCTTGAAGAGAAAGCTCTTGACAGAACCGCTTGGTCGATATTTTCCAGAATACACAGGCGGAAACGACTATCACAGGGTTTATGACTACATTGTTTCGAGACTAAACCAGGTGAACCGGGCTTATCTTCCCATGCTCTTCCACCTTACCACTGCGGTTTATGATGAAAGCTGTCATCGTTTCTTACAAGCTGCCATTAGAGAGATGGATCTGAGTGCCACCCTAAAGGCATTAAACTTAACATAG